A stretch of Pseudolysobacter antarcticus DNA encodes these proteins:
- a CDS encoding SprT family zinc-dependent metalloprotease, with amino-acid sequence MTGQDDYLELSTPSGGAIKVRRSSHPRARRLRLTVTSSGAHLTYPEGTHPAQVFAFLRQHGEWLESKLDELHLDHDGPPPLLPGAPTLIPLRGETTQLIWRQGVYPRIELVDDKLVLTLPKPHNEQSLGAARSLLHSFLQAQIRRDVSRWFARYTPELNLAPTGLRIKPLKSLWGSLDSRDCVTLDLALALAPPEALKYVVVHELCHLRIRDHSPRFWALVASLYPDWKTQRDWLKTRGHALKAELGRLIT; translated from the coding sequence ATGACCGGCCAAGACGATTATCTGGAGTTATCCACGCCCAGCGGCGGCGCGATCAAAGTGCGGCGCTCGTCGCACCCGCGCGCGCGGCGACTGCGCCTCACCGTAACCTCCAGCGGCGCCCATCTGACTTACCCGGAAGGTACACATCCGGCGCAGGTGTTTGCGTTCCTGCGTCAGCACGGCGAATGGCTGGAAAGCAAACTTGACGAGCTGCATCTGGACCACGACGGCCCGCCGCCACTGCTGCCGGGCGCGCCGACACTGATTCCGTTGCGCGGCGAAACCACGCAACTGATCTGGCGCCAAGGTGTGTATCCGCGCATCGAACTCGTCGATGACAAACTCGTGCTGACCTTGCCGAAACCGCATAACGAGCAAAGTCTCGGTGCCGCACGTTCGTTATTGCATTCGTTCCTGCAAGCGCAGATTCGTCGCGACGTATCGCGCTGGTTTGCGCGTTACACGCCCGAGCTGAATCTCGCGCCGACCGGCCTGCGCATCAAGCCGCTGAAAAGCCTGTGGGGCAGTCTGGACAGTCGTGATTGCGTGACCCTTGATCTCGCGCTCGCACTGGCGCCGCCTGAAGCGCTGAAATACGTCGTCGTGCACGAGCTGTGTCACTTGCGTATCCGCGATCATTCACCGCGTTTCTGGGCGTTGGTCGCATCGCTGTATCCCGACTGGAAAACCCAGCGCGACTGGCTCAAGACGCGCGGCCATGCGTTGAAGGCGGAGCTCGGTCGGCTTATCACTTGA
- a CDS encoding recombination-associated protein RdgC, translating to MWFRNLTVFRFSEKVSASLKNLDESLDQARLRPCGPIELSTRGFVSPLGRNEEKLVYRVGEFALITVGSEDKLLPSTVVNEALAVKIEAIIEKEGRRIGARERKRLKEEVFTDLLPRAFIRPSRLHAYLDSKNGWFVVDSASRKQAEDAVTQVREALGSFPAIPASPEEAPRVLMTDWLISGKLPPGLTLGDECELRDPAESGAIVRCRRQDLETDEVREHIKTGKQVFQLGLTFEDRISFVLGEDVVLRKLRFLDQVLDELGEDSRESAAAELDARFALMTLELERLLARLQEWFGLPRPIDPA from the coding sequence ATGTGGTTTCGCAATCTGACCGTGTTTCGTTTCTCCGAAAAAGTCTCCGCCTCGCTCAAGAATCTCGACGAAAGCCTGGATCAGGCGCGTCTGCGTCCGTGCGGGCCGATCGAGCTTTCCACGCGCGGCTTTGTTTCGCCATTGGGCCGAAATGAGGAAAAACTCGTCTATCGTGTGGGCGAATTCGCTCTAATCACGGTAGGCAGCGAGGACAAACTCCTGCCTAGCACCGTAGTCAACGAAGCGCTGGCGGTGAAAATCGAGGCGATCATCGAAAAAGAAGGCCGCCGGATTGGTGCCCGGGAACGTAAGCGGTTGAAAGAAGAGGTTTTTACCGATCTGTTGCCACGCGCGTTCATACGACCGTCACGATTGCATGCTTATCTGGACAGCAAGAACGGCTGGTTTGTCGTCGATAGCGCCAGCCGCAAGCAGGCCGAGGACGCGGTAACCCAGGTTCGTGAGGCTTTGGGCAGTTTTCCGGCGATTCCCGCCAGCCCGGAAGAGGCGCCTCGCGTGCTGATGACGGACTGGCTGATTAGTGGCAAGCTACCGCCAGGCCTGACTTTAGGCGACGAATGCGAACTGCGCGATCCGGCGGAATCCGGCGCGATCGTCCGCTGCCGGCGCCAGGACCTTGAAACCGACGAGGTACGGGAGCACATCAAGACCGGAAAACAGGTATTTCAGCTCGGTTTGACGTTTGAAGATCGTATAAGTTTTGTGCTGGGCGAGGATGTCGTGCTGCGCAAGTTGCGCTTCCTCGATCAGGTACTGGATGAGCTCGGCGAGGATTCGCGCGAATCTGCCGCCGCTGAACTGGACGCACGTTTTGCATTGATGACTTTGGAGCTGGAGCGCCTGCTGGCGCGTTTGCAGGAATGGTTTGGATTGCCCCGGCCGATCGATCCCGCATGA
- the hemH gene encoding ferrochelatase has protein sequence MLTTRRYLGNAKYQHGSLASAAVLLVNLGTPQAPTPGAVRRYLAEFLADPRVIELPRWLWRLILHGVILRFRPRRSAHAYAKIWTAEGSPLLLNSQALADALDARLKTLRSGPIQVRLAMRYGQPAVADVLIELMRANVRRVLILPLYPQYSATSTGSVIDAVAATLTDLRWPPEIRFINQYFDEPAHIEALAKSIEAYWHEHGRGERLLMSFHGIPERYLRAGDPYFCQCQATAQALAARLQLDRSQYLVSFQSRVGRERWLHPYTDVVLKDLAGQGVRHLQVVCPGFAVDCLETLEEIAMQDRELFLGAGGERYDYIPALNATAPHIDAMAELVLRHTQGWPEFDVDWSAQDDAKKRAQAAARFHDVEKSA, from the coding sequence ATGCTGACAACACGACGTTATCTCGGGAATGCGAAATATCAGCACGGTTCGCTCGCAAGCGCTGCGGTATTGCTGGTCAATCTCGGCACACCGCAGGCGCCGACGCCGGGCGCGGTGCGCCGTTATCTCGCGGAATTTCTCGCCGATCCACGCGTGATCGAATTGCCGCGCTGGTTGTGGCGGCTGATTCTGCACGGCGTGATTTTGCGGTTTCGTCCACGCCGATCCGCGCATGCCTACGCGAAGATCTGGACGGCTGAAGGTTCGCCGTTATTGCTCAACAGTCAGGCGCTCGCCGACGCGCTGGACGCCCGACTGAAAACGCTGCGCAGCGGTCCGATCCAGGTCCGGCTGGCGATGCGTTACGGCCAGCCCGCGGTGGCCGATGTGCTGATCGAATTGATGCGCGCGAATGTGCGCCGTGTGTTGATATTGCCGTTGTATCCGCAATATTCCGCGACCTCGACCGGTAGCGTGATCGATGCGGTTGCCGCAACCCTGACCGACCTGCGCTGGCCGCCGGAAATCCGTTTCATCAATCAATATTTCGACGAACCAGCGCATATTGAAGCGCTCGCAAAATCGATTGAAGCGTATTGGCACGAGCATGGCCGTGGCGAACGTCTGCTGATGTCGTTCCACGGTATTCCCGAGCGTTATCTGCGTGCGGGCGATCCGTATTTTTGTCAGTGCCAAGCCACCGCGCAGGCGCTGGCCGCGCGCCTGCAGCTGGATCGTTCGCAATACCTTGTGAGTTTCCAGTCGCGGGTTGGGCGCGAGCGCTGGCTGCATCCGTATACCGATGTCGTGCTCAAGGACTTGGCCGGGCAAGGCGTGCGTCATCTGCAGGTGGTATGTCCGGGTTTTGCGGTCGATTGCCTGGAAACGCTCGAGGAAATCGCGATGCAGGATCGCGAGCTTTTTCTCGGTGCCGGTGGCGAGCGTTACGACTATATTCCGGCGCTGAATGCGACCGCGCCGCATATCGACGCAATGGCTGAACTGGTCTTGCGCCACACCCAGGGTTGGCCCGAATTCGATGTTGACTGGTCGGCCCAGGACGATGCCAAAAAACGCGCGCAAGCCGCGGCGCGTTTTCACGATGTGGAAAAAAGCGCATGA
- a CDS encoding alpha/beta fold hydrolase, with the protein MTELVIDIAFGRLAAKAWGDPANPPMLALHGWLDNAASFAGLAPLLAENYIVALDFAGHGRSDHRAPGNWYHHVDHVSDVLEVVNQLGWLKFSLLGHSMGASIASIFAAAVPERVERLLLIEGLGPPTAEQDQTVAQLQRALLQRESAAAKTLRVFPDIETAIEARIKANGLSRQAAELLVERGIKSVEGGFSWSSDSRLMLASPLRYSESQILAILRGIRAPIVLVMADPPMPYFKAEIMQARIAAVENIRVIHVPGSHHLHLEQPAQVAPLLR; encoded by the coding sequence ATGACCGAGCTCGTCATCGATATCGCGTTCGGTCGGCTCGCAGCCAAGGCCTGGGGCGATCCGGCGAATCCGCCGATGCTGGCCTTGCATGGCTGGCTCGATAACGCCGCGAGCTTTGCCGGCCTCGCGCCGTTGCTGGCCGAGAATTACATCGTCGCGCTGGATTTCGCCGGCCACGGCCGCTCGGATCATCGGGCGCCGGGCAACTGGTATCACCATGTCGATCATGTCAGCGACGTGCTTGAGGTCGTCAACCAACTGGGCTGGTTGAAATTCAGCCTGCTTGGACATTCGATGGGCGCGAGTATCGCGAGCATTTTTGCCGCCGCAGTACCCGAGCGCGTCGAGCGCCTGTTGTTGATCGAGGGTTTGGGGCCGCCCACCGCCGAGCAGGATCAGACCGTGGCGCAATTGCAACGCGCGTTGCTGCAACGCGAAAGCGCGGCGGCCAAAACCCTGCGTGTATTTCCGGATATCGAAACCGCGATCGAGGCGCGCATCAAGGCCAACGGACTATCGCGCCAAGCGGCGGAGTTGCTGGTGGAGCGTGGCATCAAATCGGTCGAAGGCGGGTTCAGCTGGTCGTCCGATTCGCGCCTGATGCTGGCATCGCCGCTGCGTTATTCCGAGTCGCAAATTCTCGCGATCCTGCGCGGCATTCGCGCGCCGATTGTGCTGGTCATGGCGGATCCGCCGATGCCGTATTTCAAAGCCGAGATCATGCAGGCACGCATCGCTGCGGTCGAAAACATAAGAGTGATTCATGTGCCAGGCTCGCACCATTTGCATCTGGAACAGCCGGCGCAAGTAGCACCTTTGTTGCGTTGA